TTTCGAACGGGTAAAATCCTTATTAAAAGAAGCGGTCATCTTTGATGGCAGGAACCTGTACGACCTGGATGTGGTGAAGGAAGCAGGATTTTATTACAACAGTATCGGAAGAAAAACGATTACGGCACAGCAATTATAAAAACAATAAAAATACAGGTATCAATGTCAACGGAGGATAAAAAAAGAGTACTGATTACGGGAGCTGCCGGTTTTCTGGGGTCCCATCTGTGTGATCGGTTTATTAAAGAAGGATATCATGTTATCGGCATGGATAACCTGATTACAGGAAATATAAAAAATATTGATCATCTATTTCCGCTCCAGTATTTTGAATACTATCACCACGATGTAAGCAGATTTGTGCATGTGCCCGGCAAACTGGATTATATCCTGCATTTTGCATCGCCGGCATCTCCGATCGATTACCTGAAAATGCCCATCCAGACATTGAAGGTAGGTTCTCTGGGAACACATCATTTATTGGGCCTGGCGAAAGAAAAAAAGGCGAGAATGCTCATCGCTTCCACCTCCGAGGTGTACGGTGATCCTACCGTTCATCCGCAGCCGGAAGAGTACTGGGGTAATGTAAATCCCGTCGGTCCGCGCGGAGTATATGACGAAGCCAAACGTTTTCAGGAAGCGATTACCATGGCCTATCACAACTTCCACGGAGTGGAAACAAGAATAGTTCGTATTTTCAACACCTACGGTCCGAGAATGCGGCTGGATGACGGCCGTGCATTGCCGGCATTCATGAGTCAGGCACTGAACGGAGAGGATATTACGGTATTCGGAGACGGCTCACAAACCCGTTCCTTTTGTTATGTAGATGATCTGGTGGAAGGGATATACAGACTTTTGCTGAGCGATTACCATTTGCCTGTAAACATCGGCAATCCGCAGGAAATAACCCTGCTGCAATTTGCCGAAGAAATCATAAAACTGGTAGATACCCAATCAAAAATCGTCTACCTGCCGCTGCCTACCGATGATCCGAAACAGCGCAGGCCGGACATTACGAAAGCAAGGAATATCCTGGACTGGGAACCAAAAGTGGAAAGAAGCGAAGGCTTGAAAATAACACTCGACTATTTTAAGAAGGAATTGGGAAAATAGTTACTTAAACCAACCTGCGTATTTCACGTAGTTAGTGGCAATGCGCTCGTTCTGGTCTTTAAACGTATCCGCCTCCAGTTGTTTTACCTTTTTTGCCGGCACGCCGGCGTAAATGCTGCCTGCTTCCACCCTTGTATTTTCCAGTACTACGGCACCAGCTGCAATGAGGGCGTTGGCTTCGATATAACAGTTGTCCATTACGATGGCACCCATTCCTATCAGCACATTGTCTTCAATGGTGCAGCCATGCACCAGGGCGCTGTGCCCGATGGAAACATTGTTTCCGATAACTGTCTTCGTTTTCTCATACGTACAGTGTATAACGGCATTGTCCTGAATGTTGACCTTATTGCCGATCCGGATGGAATTGACATCTCCCCGGACGACGGCATTGAACCAAATGCTGCAGTCATCGCCTGTTTCCACATCACCGACAATCGTGGCGTTGGGTGCCAGATAGTTATTATTTCCAAATTTGGGCGTGTATCCTCTGCAGTCTAAAATTAATGCCATGGCAATTCCGTTCTATTTTGTAAATTTCGGAAATGAAGATATCAATAAAAAGCAGAAAAGTAAAAACGCTTGCCGCAATTTTGCTGCTGGTTACCCCGCTGCTTTTTACCTCCTGTGTTTCCGCCAAGGCAAAAAAATGCAATTGCCCCACCTTTGGGGATGCTAAAAAGCATTAATTTCTCGGGCTGATTTTGGTTCAGAAACATATAATAGATTTAGAAAAACACTACAAGATGCAATCAGTAAAATTAACAAAAGCAGCACGGAACGAGATAAAGCTGAAATCAATAATGATGGACTTGCTGGTGTTCAACCTGAAAAACAACAACAAGAACAACGACAAGAAGGAAGAACCATCGAACAAGCAGAATCCGACCTTAAAAGAGCAAAAGCCTAGTTAAAGGCATTAGAGCAAAAGCAGTCTAAACTAAATGCACAGTTAGAAAAGAATCTCAAAGAGAATCAGCTTGATTTATTGAAGGGCGCAAAGCCACAGGCAATGTTTGACGACAAGGCAGAACAGCAGAAAATTGACGATGAAACCAAAAAAGAGATTGAAGATAAGCGCAAACAGGTTAACGACTTAGAATCAGAGGCAGAAAGATTAACCAATGAGCAAAATCAATTTAACATATTTGAACCGCAAACAGATTATGAAGAAGGGCAAAAAATACACAAAACCCAAACAGAAGGAGATGTTATATCCTATCTGTCAGAAACCTCCGATGACTACCCAACAGGACTACGTGGAATACAACGGCAAGAAGATATACCTAAACTCAATGACAGTATCGTAAGAAATGTATGGAGGAAATTAAAAAACTTACAATTCTCATCACCAACAAGGGTAAAAAGCCACGCTGACGTTGCTGAAATAATGAAATTGCTTGAAAATAAATCAGTAGAGCATTCATTCGCAGTTCATATAGATAAAAACGGGAAAAGCTACATACAGTTTTTATCTATTGGAGGATTAACTGGTACTGTAATAGATACAAGGCTGATTAATTTAGGTGCAGTAAAATTTAAGTCAAAAAAAATATACTTAGTACACAACCATCCGTCAGGAAACCTTAATCCAAGTAATCAGGACTTAGCCATAACGGAAAGAATCAGACAGGCGTTTGCCGATATTGATATAGAAGTGGAACACGTTATTATGGACACGTATAAAAAACAATATACTGTCATACGTAAATATAACGCAGTAAATACATACGAAAGAGGCGAGTATGACAATACAAAAAAAACGACAGCATACATATTAGACGAACAAAAACTATTAGAAAAACCTGTTACCAAAATAAGTAATCTGCAAGATTGCATACATGCAATACAGCAGTTTCGTTTTTCAGCATTCCCTAAAAACGCAGTTCTTATATTAAATAACAGTAATTATATTATTGGAAATTATGTTTTTGAAGATGGCATTGATTATGAAAAACTATTAAATTTCATTGGAGATACCGGTACTGCCACATCTGTTATTCTTTATGGAAACAATAAAGACAGCGAAATGGTAAGGTTTGTTCAGGAAAAACTGAAACGGCTTGATATTACCCTATTGGATTATGTTATAGTTCCAAGCAATAATGATGTTGTTTCAGGTTTTTACGGGTCAATGAAGCGAGAGAATTTATTAAATGAAACGCAAGAAAGGTACGGAACAAACAATATAGAACAAAAGGGTGGTGTAAAATTTCAATCTGCTGGAACAAAACCCAACATCAAAACCATATCCAAAAAGGCGTTTGACAAACTTATTAACCGACTGAAAAAGGCATTCCCAAATGTGAAGGTGTTTCAGGATGAATCCACGCTGAAAGAAAAGTTGAAGGAGTTTGGGGTGATTACAAATGTGACAAATAAATCAATTCCTGAACGAATAGTTAAAACAGTATCTGAAGCACAAATAGCTATAAAACCACTTATCGGTAAGCCTATAACCAACAAAGTATTTGGTATTACGGCTACTATTTCTGGGAAGACTATTGGAAAACTGGGTAGTGATGTTGCAACAAAACAATCTGTTAACCCACGGTTACATGCTTTGGCAGTTGCCAATATAGACAAGTTGTTTGAAAATGCAGAACTACATACCACAGAAGCAGACAGAAAAGAACGAAGTGATATAAATCAGTTTCATAAATTTGGAATACTGTTATATGACACCGAAACAAAGCAATATTATCCTGTAAAAATTACAGCAAAGGAATACATTAATCTCGTTGACGGGACAAGAATATATAGTGTAGAAGCGGTAGATATAGAAAAACAGAAATCCGCAGGGCTATTGGAAAGCTCACCCGAAGGCATTCAGTCCCCGTTTGCGGATTTCTATACAAAATTAGCAAATCTTGCTGAAAATGCAAATAAAGATGAAGCAAGATTTATGGCTTTCGGCAAAAGAAAGGCTTTTGGTGGCAATAGTGGGTATGTCGGATATTCAATGAGCAAAAGAGCAGAACAAGCCTACCAAGACGGAAAACTAACATATTCAAAACTTCCTGTATGGGCTAAACGACTGGTAGATGCAGCAATGGTATCAACAGACGAATGGCATCATACATCTTCCTATGGAAATAAAACACCTTTTTATAGCATTAGCCAATTTGATATACTTTCAGATGCAGAGAAACAGCAGTTAGATGTTCATGATTGGGATAGTATTGAAGATTTTAATAAAGTACCCAAAAGTGTTGTTAAGGCATTTGATGTAAAGTCAAAAGAAGAATTAAAGAAGAAAAATGATACCAAACGGGTTAGGCAGACAAAAATAGACCAGGCACTCAAAGAACTTAATGATTTTAAGTCGCAATTCAAGAGGTTTAACAGACAGTCAGAAACACCTGAATATGGATATGTTGAAATTTCCGAAATGAATGGTAAGTATGGTTGGTTTGATTCTTCTAAAGGTTCTTACAAACTTCCAGAATACCATAGTGGCATTGACTATGAAACATCAGAAAACAAGGACAAGGCAAGAGAATTAGAAAACGCATTAAATGATGCAAAATATCGTTCATTTTATGAGTTAGAATTAAGAGAAATTGGTCTTACAAATGAACAGATAAGCGAATTACATAAAACAGGATTGATTACAGGTGAAATAATGCCTGACAGTTTTTATAAAATTATAAGGAAAAACAAAGACCTGATAATTGAACAACTTGATGAACTAAAAAACCTACCCAAGTATAACGACAAATTTAATCCATCACTCAACAGAAGTAAAGAAAGTTTCCTTACAGAAAAAGAAAAACAAGAAAGGCAAAACAGGCATTCAGCTATATCCGAAAATATTGGTAATATTTATGGAGATAACTACGAAAGAAGATATGAGCATCAAAGAGTTGACGATGAATATAGAAAAATATCAGAAGAAAGACATACGGAAGCAGAAAAAGAATACATAAATTCCGATAAGGTAAAACAAGATGAAATTAAGTTTAATAATGACAAGAACAAGGCAACATCAATCAGACAAAATATTGAACAATTATTGAACGATAATAATATTACAGATTCCGATAAAATCCAATTCCTCCGCACCAAAGATGGCACGATTTACGGTGCTAAATTCCCTGACGGCAGTATCTACATCTCCCCTGACAATCTTAACGCAAACACGCCTATTCACGAATTTGGTCACATTTGGGAACAGGCATTCGGCGCACGTTTCAAGGCAGGTGTGGAAATACTCAAACAGTCTGCAAAAGGACGTGCCTTAATCGAACAGGTGCGCAACAATCCGTTCTACAAGAACATGACACAAGAGCAGATTGAACGGGAAGCGTTGGTGGTGGCAATAGGCAACAAAGGCGAACAGTTGTTCGGTGCATCCAACTATGAGAAGCTAAAACAATGGATAAGCGATTTATTCAAGGCGATTAAGGAGAAATTAGGATTTAAGCAAAACCTGACGGCAGATGAAACCTTAGAAAACTTCACCAAAGGCGTTGTAGGAGAATTACTGGGCGGTAAGGTGCTGAATGAGGATATTGGAAAAGCGACAAAAGAACAGGATAACCATACGGCATTGATGGCAGAATACGCCACCGAAAGCGACTTTGAACGAAATAGAGATGGAAGTATAAAAAAGGACGAAACAGGCGCACCTATTTTAACCGAAAAAGCGAAAAAGGAAATAGCCGAAGAATACGATGAAATAGAAAAGCGTTATGATGGCAAAGCACCCAACGGAAAGACATCAAAACTTACCAAAGAACAATGGATTCAGGTACGAACCAGTAGGTTTAAGAATTGGTTTGGGGATTGGGAAGGCGACGCAAAAAATAAAGTATCAAGAGATAAAATTGAAAAACTTTTAAAGTCAGATAGGGACACCTCCAAAGGCATTCAAAGAGAGACGATTGGAAAAGTAACCACCGAACAAGCAAAAATATTGAAGGACACTTTAGGTATTGATGTAAGTGGATATGAACATACCATTGATAAGGGAGAAATAAACCATACCATCAATGAGCATGGTAACGAAAAAACAGAAGCACAGAGAGGACAAATAGCCGTTACGGAAAATGATTTTAGTCTTATTCCTGAAATATTAAATACCCCTGATAAAATAGAATACATTGGTAAAAATAAAATAGGTAGAGATGTAATAAAGTACACAAAACGTTTTAATGGTAAAACATTG
This genomic interval from Sphingobacteriales bacterium contains the following:
- a CDS encoding SDR family oxidoreductase, which encodes MSTEDKKRVLITGAAGFLGSHLCDRFIKEGYHVIGMDNLITGNIKNIDHLFPLQYFEYYHHDVSRFVHVPGKLDYILHFASPASPIDYLKMPIQTLKVGSLGTHHLLGLAKEKKARMLIASTSEVYGDPTVHPQPEEYWGNVNPVGPRGVYDEAKRFQEAITMAYHNFHGVETRIVRIFNTYGPRMRLDDGRALPAFMSQALNGEDITVFGDGSQTRSFCYVDDLVEGIYRLLLSDYHLPVNIGNPQEITLLQFAEEIIKLVDTQSKIVYLPLPTDDPKQRRPDITKARNILDWEPKVERSEGLKITLDYFKKELGK
- a CDS encoding gamma carbonic anhydrase family protein — encoded protein: MALILDCRGYTPKFGNNNYLAPNATIVGDVETGDDCSIWFNAVVRGDVNSIRIGNKVNIQDNAVIHCTYEKTKTVIGNNVSIGHSALVHGCTIEDNVLIGMGAIVMDNCYIEANALIAAGAVVLENTRVEAGSIYAGVPAKKVKQLEADTFKDQNERIATNYVKYAGWFK